The Helicobacter anatolicus genome includes a window with the following:
- the gatC gene encoding Asp-tRNA(Asn)/Glu-tRNA(Gln) amidotransferase subunit GatC codes for MIFDDKLLAKLERLAMIKINPEEKDKVAKNLSNTISFMDNIANVNTDSVEISYTQATPLRKDEVCSSFEIAKDTLDHAPQASDGYFIVPKIIE; via the coding sequence ATGATATTTGATGATAAATTACTTGCGAAACTAGAAAGATTGGCGATGATAAAAATTAATCCTGAAGAAAAAGATAAAGTGGCAAAAAATCTTAGCAATACCATTTCGTTTATGGATAATATCGCAAACGTCAATACAGATTCTGTAGAAATTTCTTATACTCAAGCAACTCCACTAAGAAAAGATGAAGTTTGCAGTAGTTTTGAAATAGCAAAAGACACGCTAGATCATGCACCACAAGCAAGTGATGGGTATTTTATCGTTCCTAAAATTATTGAATAA
- a CDS encoding tyrosine-type recombinase/integrase, translating to MKYILEDSHKNIEENLTDWVRRFLRYKLTTLSNRLVANKEEMFEILEKMQEEKNIDEITKICRKARNIGLIGINTYFTPLVKFCHFIQKKQPKSLKDIDEEMLNDFLAIYTSSLSPQTKKSYRIALIGLFKYIDKQNEITPSYSHVFGIELKNAIKNSKAKLPSYLKKEEIEIFLKALKDFPCKTNVQKRDRAILNLILHTGIRISEALYLELRHIILEDQHYILNIRGKGDKSRVLIIKQEILKSDLEEWLHFRNTIPKIVNNLLFCNKKGNPITQGYFYKIVEKILKYAGIKKEKMGPHLLRHSFATLLYQQYKDLILVQETLGHADMNTSRIYTHFDKDRLTKMTQVFDDFKKK from the coding sequence TTGAAATATATCTTAGAAGATTCTCATAAAAATATTGAAGAAAACCTTACAGACTGGGTGAGACGCTTTTTAAGATACAAGCTTACTACTTTATCCAATCGTCTTGTTGCTAATAAAGAAGAAATGTTTGAAATACTAGAAAAAATGCAAGAAGAAAAAAATATCGATGAAATTACAAAAATATGTAGAAAGGCAAGAAATATTGGCCTTATAGGGATTAATACCTATTTTACACCGCTAGTAAAGTTTTGCCATTTTATTCAAAAAAAGCAACCAAAAAGCTTAAAAGATATTGATGAAGAAATGCTTAATGATTTTTTAGCAATCTATACTAGTTCCCTAAGTCCTCAAACCAAAAAAAGCTATAGAATTGCATTGATTGGGCTTTTTAAATATATCGATAAGCAAAATGAAATTACTCCATCATATTCCCATGTCTTTGGAATAGAGTTAAAAAATGCGATTAAAAATTCAAAAGCAAAACTCCCCTCTTATCTTAAAAAAGAAGAAATAGAAATTTTTCTTAAAGCATTAAAAGACTTTCCTTGCAAAACAAATGTGCAAAAACGCGACAGGGCAATATTAAATTTAATTTTACATACTGGGATACGAATTAGCGAGGCACTTTATTTGGAATTACGACATATTATTCTAGAAGATCAGCACTATATCCTTAATATTAGGGGCAAGGGAGATAAAAGCAGGGTTTTGATAATTAAACAAGAAATTTTAAAAAGTGATCTTGAAGAATGGCTTCATTTTCGCAACACAATACCTAAAATAGTTAATAACCTTTTATTTTGCAATAAAAAAGGTAATCCTATCACACAGGGCTACTTCTATAAAATAGTAGAAAAAATATTAAAATACGCAGGAATCAAAAAAGAAAAAATGGGACCGCATTTATTAAGGCATTCTTTTGCAACCTTGCTTTATCAACAATATAAAGATTTAATTTTAGTGCAAGAAACTTTAGGGCATGCAGACATGAATACCAGTAGAATCTACACACATTTTGACAAAGATCGCCTCACAAAAATGACGCAAGTTTTTGATGATTTTAAGAAAAAATAA
- a CDS encoding MoaD/ThiS family protein encodes MIRVEFLGPIGLEAQEFDVKNLNELKKELQKIKELESWLELSAIAVNDELVSTLEIDLKDGDRVVLLPPVCGG; translated from the coding sequence GTGATACGCGTAGAGTTTTTAGGCCCTATTGGTTTGGAGGCACAAGAATTTGATGTCAAAAATCTTAATGAATTGAAAAAAGAATTGCAAAAAATTAAAGAATTGGAATCTTGGTTAGAATTAAGTGCAATTGCTGTGAATGATGAATTAGTTAGCACGCTAGAAATAGATTTAAAAGACGGGGATAGGGTTGTTTTACTCCCACCAGTATGCGGAGGGTGA
- a CDS encoding YhcH/YjgK/YiaL family protein, which translates to MALIGNLDSLNHLFYKTQEMQHLYEYLQSTLKDQTIHQRILNTQGEVKIPLKYDMFAIEQSYNLKESHKAMYESHYKYVDFQLAVNGEEFFFIGEKSDFKIQQESLEKDLIVYEPSISTSTFFLKEKTLAIFLDYDVHAGGLALNHLTSKNKIFKSVVKVPKELVKLKL; encoded by the coding sequence ATGGCACTTATTGGCAATCTGGATTCTTTAAATCATCTTTTTTATAAAACACAAGAAATGCAGCATCTTTATGAATATTTGCAATCCACTCTTAAAGATCAAACAATCCATCAACGCATCTTAAATACGCAAGGCGAAGTAAAAATTCCACTTAAATACGATATGTTTGCAATTGAACAAAGCTACAATCTCAAAGAATCTCACAAAGCAATGTATGAAAGTCATTATAAATATGTAGATTTTCAACTCGCAGTAAATGGGGAAGAATTTTTCTTTATTGGAGAAAAAAGTGACTTTAAGATCCAACAAGAATCTTTGGAAAAAGATCTAATAGTTTATGAGCCAAGTATATCAACCTCTACATTTTTTTTAAAAGAAAAAACCTTGGCGATTTTTTTAGATTATGATGTACATGCAGGAGGATTAGCACTGAATCATCTTACCTCTAAAAATAAAATTTTTAAGTCTGTAGTCAAAGTACCAAAAGAGCTTGTAAAACTTAAACTTTAA
- the mobB gene encoding molybdopterin-guanine dinucleotide biosynthesis protein B codes for MSAKIIAFGGVSNSGKTTLIEKILEKYSNTFSFFAIKHDPKNKAVFDDAKKDSAKFFQAGADVCITSSEKSAIFLHQEQNIYDLCKKFDDKDFILIEGFKMLQCPRICVARKEIFLDEIKNSHAIALDSIKILEGINFQGKILNLEDIEGIFEWISCHAKTLRELEWKK; via the coding sequence ATGAGTGCAAAAATTATTGCCTTTGGTGGTGTAAGCAATAGTGGAAAAACCACATTAATTGAAAAAATACTGGAAAAATATAGCAATACATTTTCTTTTTTTGCCATCAAGCATGATCCAAAAAATAAAGCAGTTTTTGATGATGCCAAAAAAGATAGTGCTAAATTTTTTCAAGCAGGTGCTGATGTATGTATTACTTCAAGTGAAAAAAGTGCAATTTTTTTACATCAAGAACAAAATATTTATGATCTGTGTAAGAAATTTGATGATAAAGATTTTATTTTGATTGAAGGATTTAAAATGTTGCAATGCCCTAGAATTTGCGTTGCAAGGAAAGAAATTTTTTTAGATGAGATAAAAAATTCTCATGCTATAGCACTAGATTCTATAAAAATTTTAGAGGGTATAAATTTTCAAGGGAAGATTTTAAATTTAGAAGATATTGAAGGAATTTTTGAGTGGATTTCTTGTCATGCAAAAACTTTAAGGGAGTTAGAATGGAAAAAATAA
- the moaC gene encoding cyclic pyranopterin monophosphate synthase MoaC, with translation MKLTHLNEKNNPKMVDVESKEVTQRVAIASGKIQMSKEAYEAVLQEKTKKGAVLQTAIIAAIMGAKKTSEIIPMCHPLFLSGVDVDIFQDDEKQTFKLQAKVKTEGKTGVEMEALSAVSIGLLTIYDMVKAIDKSMIISQICLESKSGGKSGDFKRG, from the coding sequence ATGAAACTTACACATTTAAATGAAAAAAACAATCCAAAAATGGTAGATGTGGAATCTAAGGAAGTTACACAAAGAGTTGCGATTGCTAGTGGTAAAATCCAAATGAGTAAAGAAGCTTATGAAGCAGTTTTACAAGAAAAAACAAAAAAAGGTGCGGTACTGCAAACAGCCATTATTGCAGCTATTATGGGGGCAAAAAAGACAAGTGAGATTATTCCCATGTGTCACCCATTATTTTTAAGTGGTGTAGATGTTGATATTTTTCAAGATGATGAAAAGCAAACTTTCAAGCTTCAAGCCAAGGTAAAAACTGAGGGAAAAACTGGTGTGGAGATGGAGGCATTAAGCGCGGTAAGTATTGGTCTTTTGACAATTTATGATATGGTAAAGGCTATTGATAAATCTATGATAATTTCACAAATTTGTTTAGAATCTAAAAGCGGTGGTAAAAGCGGAGATTTTAAACGCGGTTAG
- a CDS encoding molybdenum cofactor biosynthesis protein MoaE → MLEIFKGALPTLEIYEKYEKLAQEKNCGACCVFCGVVRKENDISGLSFDIYEPLLKKWFINWSKKLEQEKIFLAMAHSVGDVLVLQSSFMCALISPQRKAALKYYDEFVEDFKHHAPIWKYDLKNSERIYAKERSFLLPESGLFAK, encoded by the coding sequence ATGCTAGAGATTTTTAAGGGAGCTCTACCTACTTTAGAAATTTATGAAAAATATGAAAAACTTGCACAAGAAAAAAATTGTGGAGCTTGTTGTGTGTTTTGTGGCGTAGTGCGTAAGGAAAATGATATTTCTGGATTGAGTTTTGATATTTACGAACCTTTGTTAAAAAAATGGTTTATAAACTGGAGTAAAAAATTAGAGCAAGAAAAAATCTTTTTAGCTATGGCACATTCTGTTGGAGATGTATTGGTTTTACAAAGCTCTTTTATGTGTGCGCTTATTTCTCCACAAAGAAAGGCTGCATTAAAATATTATGATGAGTTTGTTGAGGATTTTAAACATCATGCACCGATTTGGAAATATGATTTAAAAAATTCTGAGCGAATTTATGCAAAAGAGCGTAGCTTTTTATTGCCAGAGAGTGGATTGTTTGCAAAATGA
- a CDS encoding class II 3-deoxy-7-phosphoheptulonate synthase: MQSWNEKSWRNFPIKQHPIYKDQEALLQVEKTLKNYPPLIFAGEARKLKQAFGAASRGEAFLLQGGDCAESFSQFSAINIRDLFKIMMQMSAILTFAGSCPVIKVGRLAGQFAKPRSSDFEKVNNQELPSYRGDIINGIAFDKDAREPDSSRMLEAYHQSAATLNLLRAFAQGGLADLKEVHQWNLDFVKNNSFGRQYEALANRITETLGFMEACGINPQNTPALKETEFYTSHEALLLHYEEQLVRQDSLSGDFYDCSAHMLWIGERTRDCNGAHLEFLRGVKNPVGVKIGPNITKDEILKICDILNPQNESGRLNLIVRMGANIIEERFPKILEEILKEGRAILWSCDPMHGNTIKTSNGYKTRDFQSILSEIKSFFAIHQELKSYAGGIHLEMTGANVTECIGGSQAITETTLACSYDTQCDPRLNAIQSIELAFLIADLLKKSKKVKQEG; this comes from the coding sequence ATGCAAAGCTGGAATGAAAAAAGCTGGAGAAACTTTCCTATCAAGCAACACCCTATCTATAAAGATCAAGAAGCTTTATTGCAAGTGGAAAAAACACTAAAAAATTATCCTCCATTGATTTTTGCGGGCGAAGCTAGAAAACTCAAACAAGCCTTTGGTGCAGCAAGTCGTGGTGAAGCATTTTTATTACAGGGCGGGGATTGTGCAGAATCTTTTTCACAATTTAGCGCGATAAATATTCGCGATCTTTTTAAAATCATGATGCAAATGAGTGCAATTTTAACTTTTGCGGGAAGTTGTCCGGTTATTAAAGTTGGTAGATTGGCAGGACAATTTGCTAAACCAAGGTCTAGTGACTTTGAAAAAGTCAACAATCAAGAGCTTCCTAGCTATAGGGGTGATATTATCAATGGAATTGCATTTGATAAAGATGCAAGAGAACCAGATTCTTCGCGAATGCTAGAGGCATATCACCAGAGTGCTGCAACACTAAATTTATTACGCGCATTTGCACAAGGAGGCTTGGCAGATCTTAAAGAAGTACATCAATGGAATTTAGATTTTGTCAAAAACAATAGCTTTGGCAGGCAATATGAAGCCCTTGCAAATCGCATTACCGAAACTTTGGGATTTATGGAGGCATGTGGAATCAATCCGCAAAACACCCCTGCTTTAAAAGAAACAGAATTTTACACAAGCCATGAGGCATTATTATTACATTATGAAGAGCAATTAGTGCGTCAAGATAGTCTTAGTGGTGATTTTTATGATTGCTCTGCACACATGCTTTGGATTGGAGAGAGAACAAGAGATTGCAATGGAGCGCATTTGGAGTTTTTACGAGGGGTAAAAAACCCCGTAGGAGTAAAAATTGGACCAAATATCACTAAAGATGAGATTTTAAAGATTTGTGATATTTTAAATCCTCAAAATGAATCCGGGCGTCTTAATCTTATTGTAAGAATGGGGGCAAATATCATAGAAGAGAGATTCCCAAAAATCTTGGAAGAAATTCTAAAAGAAGGGCGTGCAATACTATGGAGTTGTGATCCTATGCATGGCAATACAATTAAAACAAGCAATGGTTATAAAACAAGAGATTTTCAAAGTATTCTTTCAGAAATCAAATCTTTTTTTGCTATTCATCAAGAGTTGAAAAGCTATGCGGGTGGAATCCATTTAGAAATGACAGGAGCAAATGTTACAGAGTGTATTGGTGGATCTCAAGCGATTACAGAAACTACTTTAGCATGTAGCTATGACACGCAATGTGATCCTAGATTAAACGCAATTCAATCTATAGAATTAGCATTTTTAATCGCAGATTTATTGAAAAAAAGCAAAAAAGTTAAACAAGAAGGCTAG
- the mog gene encoding molybdopterin adenylyltransferase codes for MEKIKIGIITTSDRASKGIYEDISGKAIQEVLESYIKNPCEFFYYLIEDEQVEIEKTLKFLADEQECDLIVTTGGTGPAPRDVTPEATMNVCDKILPGFGELMRQKSLQYVPTAILSRQIAGIRKKSLIVNLPGKPKSIQECLEAVFPAIPYCIDLIGGRYIYATENIKIFRPKSS; via the coding sequence ATGGAAAAAATAAAAATTGGAATCATTACAACAAGTGATCGTGCATCTAAGGGGATTTATGAAGATATTTCTGGAAAGGCAATTCAAGAGGTTTTAGAATCTTATATTAAAAATCCTTGTGAGTTTTTTTATTATCTTATAGAAGATGAGCAAGTAGAAATTGAAAAAACATTAAAATTTTTAGCAGATGAGCAAGAGTGTGATTTGATTGTAACTACAGGTGGTACAGGCCCTGCACCAAGAGATGTAACACCGGAAGCGACAATGAATGTGTGTGATAAGATTTTGCCAGGTTTTGGGGAATTAATGCGTCAAAAAAGTTTGCAATATGTACCAACTGCTATACTTTCAAGACAAATTGCAGGAATTAGAAAAAAAAGTTTAATTGTAAATCTTCCTGGGAAGCCAAAGAGTATCCAAGAGTGTTTAGAAGCAGTATTTCCTGCAATACCTTACTGCATTGATCTCATTGGTGGAAGATATATCTATGCTACAGAAAATATCAAAATTTTTAGACCAAAATCTTCTTGA
- a CDS encoding aspartate-semialdehyde dehydrogenase, giving the protein MKKYNVGVVGASGAVGEELFKILEEQNFPIAKLIPIASARSAGEEIEAFGEKYVIQELTPEIFAKENIEIAFFSAGGEVSAEFALHAAKAGAVVIDNTSYFRMDKDVPLVVPEVNPQDIALWKKKGIIANPNCSTIQMVQVLSPLHQKYTIKRVDVSTYQAVSGAGKKGMEELIMQMQKFFAFELEEAESKAFPHRIALNLIPQIDKFMPNDYTKEEMKMIDETNKILHSNIAISATCVRVPILRSHSESITITFENEVDSNEAKKLLEGAKNIAVCDEPERLLYPMPMIATDTDETYVGRIRNDLFDKKILHLFCVADQIRVGAATNAVRIAQEWIKL; this is encoded by the coding sequence ATGAAAAAATATAATGTTGGAGTTGTTGGTGCAAGTGGTGCAGTGGGTGAGGAATTGTTTAAAATCCTAGAAGAGCAAAATTTCCCAATCGCAAAACTTATTCCTATTGCAAGTGCAAGAAGTGCAGGTGAAGAAATCGAAGCTTTTGGAGAAAAGTATGTAATACAAGAGCTTACACCAGAAATTTTTGCAAAGGAAAATATAGAAATTGCATTTTTTTCTGCTGGGGGTGAAGTGAGTGCAGAATTTGCATTACATGCGGCAAAAGCAGGAGCAGTAGTGATTGATAATACAAGTTATTTTAGAATGGACAAAGATGTGCCACTAGTAGTTCCTGAAGTTAATCCTCAAGATATAGCATTGTGGAAAAAAAAGGGTATTATCGCAAATCCAAATTGCTCAACAATACAGATGGTGCAAGTCTTATCTCCTCTACATCAAAAATATACAATCAAGCGTGTAGATGTAAGCACTTATCAAGCAGTAAGTGGTGCAGGAAAAAAGGGAATGGAAGAGCTTATCATGCAAATGCAGAAATTTTTTGCTTTTGAATTAGAAGAGGCAGAATCTAAAGCATTTCCCCATAGAATTGCATTGAACCTTATCCCACAAATTGATAAATTTATGCCAAATGACTACACCAAAGAAGAAATGAAAATGATAGATGAGACAAATAAAATTTTGCATAGTAATATTGCTATAAGTGCAACTTGTGTGCGTGTTCCTATTTTGCGAAGCCATAGTGAGAGTATCACAATTACTTTTGAAAATGAGGTAGATAGCAATGAGGCAAAAAAGCTTTTAGAGGGTGCAAAAAATATTGCTGTATGCGATGAGCCAGAAAGATTGCTCTATCCTATGCCTATGATTGCTACAGATACTGATGAAACATATGTAGGACGCATTCGCAACGATCTTTTTGATAAGAAAATTTTACATCTTTTTTGCGTGGCTGATCAAATTCGTGTGGGTGCTGCAACAAATGCGGTGCGTATTGCACAAGAATGGATTAAGCTTTAA
- a CDS encoding molybdopterin molybdotransferase MoeA codes for MISFQEALQSILSTPLPLVGDEKINFTNSLDRILSTDIYAQENIPLAPLSSMDGYAFNYEDLEILKTQGLEILQDNPAGSELSICKKGCAIKTFTGALMPKMTDTIVLIEECQVQNQRIFLHQDIHLQKGAWVRPVGSNYQSGEKLLQQGLKISPYEIGLLAELNCNFISVKQKPKVGILVSGSEIIEVGEKREHNGQVRSVNNHLLKAMVEKSGGQAIVYETLQDDKDTLLKTFTKMLNECDLIVTTGGMSKGDYDFTQDVILEHSDVIFKGVRIKPGKPVLFALSKSSKKPILGLAGNPNAAAITFYLFGGLLLKRMTKQKAELKILKAYLKEEMTKNDQRLEFRSVKLEVLEGKYYVSSLCKNNQSAIINNLCEDRALVIFDAEKKILAKDTEVDIILLKEFE; via the coding sequence ATGATCAGTTTTCAAGAAGCTCTCCAAAGTATTTTATCTACTCCTTTACCCCTTGTTGGTGATGAAAAAATTAACTTTACAAATAGCCTTGATAGAATCTTAAGTACAGATATTTATGCGCAAGAAAATATTCCTCTAGCACCATTATCAAGTATGGATGGCTATGCATTTAATTATGAAGATTTAGAGATTTTAAAAACACAAGGATTAGAGATTTTACAAGATAATCCTGCAGGGAGCGAACTTAGTATTTGTAAAAAAGGTTGTGCGATCAAAACCTTTACAGGCGCATTAATGCCAAAAATGACAGATACTATTGTGCTAATTGAAGAATGTCAGGTTCAAAATCAAAGAATTTTTTTACACCAAGATATACATTTGCAAAAAGGTGCATGGGTACGCCCTGTGGGGAGCAATTATCAAAGTGGTGAGAAACTTTTACAACAAGGATTAAAAATTTCCCCTTATGAAATTGGATTATTAGCAGAATTAAATTGTAATTTTATTTCTGTGAAACAAAAGCCAAAAGTTGGGATTTTGGTGAGTGGAAGTGAGATTATTGAGGTAGGGGAAAAAAGAGAACATAATGGGCAAGTAAGAAGTGTGAATAATCATCTTTTAAAAGCAATGGTTGAAAAAAGTGGCGGACAAGCTATTGTTTATGAAACTTTGCAAGATGATAAAGATACTCTTTTAAAAACCTTTACAAAAATGTTAAATGAATGTGATTTGATTGTAACAACCGGGGGAATGAGTAAGGGAGATTATGATTTTACACAAGATGTAATTTTAGAACATAGTGATGTGATTTTTAAAGGTGTGAGGATAAAGCCAGGCAAACCCGTGCTTTTTGCACTCTCTAAGTCTTCCAAAAAGCCGATTTTAGGACTTGCAGGGAATCCAAATGCTGCAGCGATTACTTTTTATTTGTTTGGTGGTTTGTTATTAAAAAGAATGACAAAACAAAAAGCGGAACTAAAAATTCTAAAAGCTTATCTTAAAGAAGAAATGACAAAAAATGATCAAAGGTTGGAATTTCGAAGCGTTAAGTTAGAGGTTTTAGAGGGAAAATATTATGTAAGCAGTCTTTGCAAAAATAATCAAAGTGCAATTATTAATAATTTATGCGAAGATCGTGCGTTAGTAATCTTTGATGCAGAGAAAAAAATCCTTGCAAAAGATACAGAGGTAGATATTATCTTATTAAAGGAGTTTGAGTGA
- the ribA gene encoding GTP cyclohydrolase II: MKVEFSNKAKLPTRFGNFIIQGVREETENGVFEHLVIFSNELLETPLVRVHSECLTGDVFGSLKCDCGGELALAMEQIAQSKQGGMLIYLRQEGRGIGLFNKVNAYALQDQGYDTIEANRALGLADDARNYDVVGEIFKHFGIKKIQLLTNNPHKIKWIEKYVDLERSSIIIESNCHNAHYLQVKKDKMGHLLGE, translated from the coding sequence ATGAAGGTTGAGTTCTCTAATAAAGCAAAATTACCTACAAGATTTGGAAATTTTATCATTCAAGGAGTAAGAGAAGAGACAGAAAATGGAGTTTTTGAGCATTTAGTAATTTTTAGTAATGAGCTTTTAGAAACCCCTTTAGTAAGAGTGCATTCTGAATGTCTTACTGGTGATGTTTTTGGTTCTTTGAAATGTGATTGTGGAGGTGAGCTTGCTTTAGCGATGGAGCAAATCGCACAATCTAAGCAAGGTGGTATGCTTATTTATTTGCGGCAAGAAGGAAGAGGAATTGGATTGTTTAATAAAGTTAATGCTTACGCCTTGCAAGATCAAGGATATGATACAATTGAGGCAAATCGTGCCTTAGGCTTGGCAGATGATGCAAGAAATTATGATGTAGTGGGGGAGATTTTTAAGCATTTTGGAATCAAAAAAATCCAATTGCTTACAAATAATCCTCATAAAATTAAATGGATTGAAAAATATGTAGATCTTGAGCGAAGTAGTATTATTATTGAAAGCAATTGTCACAATGCACACTACCTTCAAGTTAAAAAAGATAAAATGGGACATCTTTTAGGGGAGTAA